GGATCCTCGACCTCTACGACCGCGCCGCCGACGGTCGCCTCGAACCGGGTGCGCGGGTGATCTGTGTCGATGAGTTCGGGCCGCTGAACCTGCTGCCCCGCCCCGGTCGGGGCTGGTTCCCGATCCGGCGCCCGGCCCGGCTACGGGCCACCTATAGCCGTCACAGCGGGGTCCGGCACATGTTCGCCGGTCTGGACCTGGCCTCCGGGCAGCTGTTCTACCGGCTCCGTGACCGCAAACGCGGCCGCGAGTTCCTCGACTTCCTCCGCCAGCTGCGCCGCCGTTTCCCCACCGGCGGTCTGCACGTGGTCTGCGACAACTTCTCCCCGCACCTGCGCACCGATGTCGCGCACTGGTGCCACGACCACGACGTCGAGCTGGTGCTCACCCCCACGAACGCGTCCTGGCTGAACTGGATCGAGTCGGAGTTCACCGCGCTGCGCTACTTCACCCTCGACGGCAGCGACTACCCCTCCCACACCGCCCAGGAAGCCGCGATCGCCGGCTACATCCGCTGGGCCAACCGCCACGCCCGACCCAAGAAACACTTCGCGCCCGAGTCCAAGATCCGCAGGCCGGATTACCTACCCAACGTTGCCTGACGAGGCACTAGGAACACCGAACCTGCTGCCCACTGGCCTGAACACCACCCCGCACCTCTCGCGGCCGTCCGTCCGGATCCGGCCCGCGCCGGCGGCGACTCGGAGTCCGGTGCCATGCCCGCCGCGGCAGCCGGGCGGGGACGCTAGAGGCCCAGGGGCCACTGCACGGGTCGCTGGCGCTCCCGGCTGCCGCGCGATCACTGCGCTGGCACTGCGTGATCGCTTGCCCTCGGACCCGAGCTGGGCACGCGGGCGGGCTGTACCCGGCAGGTGTGGTCCGGTCACGACGTCGGTAACTGTCGGTGGTCCGTGCGAGCCTGGGCTTTGACCTGCGAGTCGGAGCTACACCCGGAGGGCTGTCGTGGTCGCACCGCTGGAGCTGATCCCCCGCGCCCGGCTCGACCCCGCCAGCTACGCCCGCGCCCAAGCGGCCGCGTTCGCCGGGCACCGTCTGCGGATCGGACACTCCCGCGTCGTGCACGACGTGACCTGGCGCGACTGGCTCGGCGACCTACAGCTGCCCGTACCCGCCTGCCACCAGAGCTGGTCCGGGCTGGCCACCACCGGTGATCTCAGCGCCACCACCGACCCGGCGAACTGCCGCAAGTGCACCGCCCGAAACCCCGCCACCACCACCGCGGTGGCGGGCCAGACCACCCTGTTCGAGCCCGCCACACCGCGACCGACCAGCATCTCCGAGACGCCCTAGTGTCCTGAGTCAGTGATTCGTTTGCAGTAGTGAGCGACGCTGTCGAGGATCTCGTCGGCGGTTTTGGTCCAGACGTAGGGCTTGGGATCGTCGTTCCAGGTCTTGATCCAGGCTCGGACGTCGGCGTTGAGCGCGCGGACCGAGCGGTGGGTGGAACGCCGCAGCTTCTTCGTGGTCAGCTCGGCGAACCAGCGCTCGACGAGATTGAGCCATGACGAACTGGTCGGGGTGAAGTGCAGGACGAACCGCGGGTGAGCGGCCAGCCAGCGGCGGATCGCCGGGGTCTTGTGGGTGGAGGCGTTGTCCAGCACCAGGTGCACGTCGAGCTCGGCGGGGACTTCGCGGTCGAGGGTGCGCAGGAACTTGCCGAACTCGACCGCCCGATGGCGGGCGTGCAGGGAGCCGATGACCTTGCCGGTGGTGATGTCGAGGGCGGCGTAGAGGCTCGAGGTGCCGTTGCGGACGTAGTCGTGGCTGGCCCGCGCCGGGCTGCCGGGCAGCATCAGAAAGACGGGCTGGGTGCGATCGAGAGCCTGGATCTGGGTCTTCTCGTCCACACACAGCACCAGCGCGCGTTCGGGCGGGTCGAGGTAGAGACCGACGACGTCGCGGACCTTGTCCACGAACAACGGATCTTTCGACAGCTTCCAGGAGTCGGTCTTGTGCGGCGCCAGTCCGAACGCCCGCCACACCCGCGACACCGTCGTCTGCGACATGCCTAGGTGGGCTGCCATCGAGCGGGTCGACCAGTGAGTCGCATCCGCCGGTGTCGTCTCCAAGGTCAGCACGACCAGGCGCTCGACCTGCTCGTCGGTGACCGTGCGCGGACGCCCCGGCCGCGGCTCGTCGACCAACCCGTCGAGGCGGTGCTCGGCAAAACGGGACCGCCACGTCGTCACCGTCGGTCGCGACACCCCCAACCAGGCCGCGACCTCGGTGTTCGACCTACCCTCGGCGGCAGCTAGCACGATCTTGCTCCGGGTGGCCAACCCGGCCGCGCTGGTTCGTCGCCGCGCCCACGACTCTGTCTCGTCCCGGGTTTGATGGAGACCATCAAGCCTGGAGGATGATCGACCGATGGCCGCCCCGAGGAAGTACCCCGACGAGCTGCGGGAGCGAGCGATCCGGCTCGTGTTGGACGCCAAGGCCGACCCGGCGTCCGCGGGCGGGAACATCTTCAAGCGCATCGGCGAGCAGCTGGGGATCAACCCGGAGACGCTGCGGGGCTGGGTCAAGCAGGTCGAGATCGACAACGGCACCAGGCCGGGCACGACCACCGACGACGCGACCCGGCTCGCAGAGCTCGAACGTGAGGTTCGGGAGTTGCGCCGGGCGAACGCCATTCTCAAGTCGGCTTCGGCTTTCTTCGCGGCGGAGCTCGACCGCCCCAGCAGGTAGTCCTCGACTATATCGAGGAGAACAAGACACAGTTCGGGGTCGAGCCGATCTGCGCGGTGTTGAAGGACGCCGGTGTTCCGATCGCCCCGTCCACTTTCCATGCGTCGAAGAAGCGACCGCCCTCGGCGCGGGCACTCACCGACGCCGAGACTTTGAAAGAGATCGAACGGGTGCATCGCGACAACTTCAGCGTCTACGGCAGCCGGAAGGTGTGGGCGGCGTTATGTCGGGAAGGCGGAGTAGGCGGCCGCCGGGTCGCTCGCTGCACCGTGGAACGACTGATGCGCCGCAACGGGCTCCGTGGAGTGTCCCGGCTGCGTGTGCCGCGCACCACGGTCCGAGCCAAGGGCGCGGACAGGCGCCCGGACCTGGTCGAACGGGACTTCACCGCACCCGCCCAGGACCGCCTGTGGGTCGCTGACATCACCTACATCCGCACGTTCTCTGGATGGGTGTACGCGGCTTTCGTGATGGACGTGTTCTCCCGACGGATCGTGGGCTGGCAGCTCTCTCGTAACCTGTACACCGATCTCGCGCTGGACGCGCTCAACATGGGGATCTGGACCCGGCAACGGGCGGGCGCGGACCTCTCCGAGTTGATACACCATTCGGATCGCGGAGTCCAATATGTCGCCGTGCGGTACGGCGAGCGACTCGCCGAAGTCGACGCTGTGGCTTCAGTCGGGTCGGTCGGCGATTCCTACGATAATGCGATGGCGGAGGCGTTCAACTCGCTGTTCAAGGCTGAACTCGTCCGCAACCGGGGCCCGTGGCGAGGCACCGACGACCTCGAGCTGGCCGTCGCCGAGTACATCGACTGGTACAACCACCGCCGCCTACACGGCGAGCTCGGCCTGATCCCGCCCGTTGAGCACGAGGCCCTGCACGCCGTCACAGAACCCGCCCGGCAACCCGCCGGAGCGTGAGAACCGAGCCTCTATCGAACCCGGGACTTGACACTCAAGCTGGGACCGCTCGTCGTCGGTCAGGATGATCCGCGCCGGCTTCGGTCCCCGAGTCGCCATGCCGCAGCCTAACAACCGACAGCGATTTAGAGGTCGTTGCAGAAGTCGGGGCGTGTTGGTCCTATGTAGATGGACCTGGTCGGGTGATGCTCAGAGTTGATGGCAAGGGCATCGACGGTCGAACGACTGGTCACCGACGAGCTGTGGGAGCTGATTGAGCCGCTGCTTCCCCGTCCTCGGCCACGTCGGCGAGGCGCGCGGACCGGCCGGCCACCAGTACCGGACCGGGCCGCGCTGGCGGGGATCGTGTTCGTGCTGACCACGGGGATCGGCTGGAACGACCTGCCGCCCGAGTTGGGCTGTGGATCAGGGACCACCTGCTGGCGACGGCTACGCGACTGGCAGCGGGCGGGGGTCTGGGATGAGCTGCACCGAGTAGTGCTCGATCGGCTCGGCCAGGCCGGGGTTCTGGACTGGTCGCGAGCTGCGGTGGACTCGGTCAGCGTGCGCGCCAAGCGCCGCGGCGAACAGACGGGGCCCTCGCCGACCGATCGTGGGAAGGCCGGGTCGAAGTACCACGTGTTGTGCGACCGCAACGGCCTGCCGCTGCACGCGGTCGTGACCGGCGCGAACACCCACGACAGCCGGATACTGGCCGAGCTGCTCGACACCAACCCCGGCGTCCGCGAACGGCGCGGCCAGGCCGGACGCCCGCGGCGGCGTCCCGGCAAGCTGCACGCCGACAAGGGCTACGACTATCCACGGTGTCGCCGCTACCTGACCGGGCGCGGGATCGGGGTGCGGATCGCTCGCCGCGGAGTCGAAGACTCCTCCCGGCTCGGCCGGGTCCGGTGGGTCGTGGAGCGCACGATGGCCTGGCTGCTGTCGTTCCGGCGGCTCGGGCTGCGCTACGAACGCTCCCGCACCAGCATCGAGGCCTTGCTGAAACTGGCGTGCGCGTTGATCTGTTTGCGCCGTCTGCCCTGAACGACCCCTCGCGGTGGATCAGGACCGCGCCGTCGCGCTCGCCCCGGCCAAACGCTCCAGCGCTCGGTCGGTGGCGACGAGGTCGAAGTGGTGTGGGTCGAACCGGTCCGAGCCCCACCACTCGACCCGCTCGGCGTGCTCAGCATGATCGGGATCGGCGAGTGCGTCGACGAACTCCGAGTAGCCGAACACCCCGCCCACATCCTCGGGCGGACACGCACCCTGACCCTCGACACAGCGTGGGTACCGCACCCCAGGCTCTGGGATGGTGACCGCGTCGACGACCAAAACGTGGTGCCAGTTGTCGCCGAAGTCGTAGACGT
This portion of the Pseudonocardia sp. HH130629-09 genome encodes:
- a CDS encoding IS630 family transposase, whose amino-acid sequence is MARQPEVFVRGLTPDEAQRLVRITRTARDRVRLRRAGIVLASVQGRTATEAAMMFAAKPQYAREVIHAFNQQGFAALDPKWSGGRPRRFGPHVRELICRVARNPPQQVGLPFTTWSLAKLVEHLAAAHRVVISVETVRQVLRDAGVRWQATKTWKASRDPRFVEKMNRILDLYDRAADGRLEPGARVICVDEFGPLNLLPRPGRGWFPIRRPARLRATYSRHSGVRHMFAGLDLASGQLFYRLRDRKRGREFLDFLRQLRRRFPTGGLHVVCDNFSPHLRTDVAHWCHDHDVELVLTPTNASWLNWIESEFTALRYFTLDGSDYPSHTAQEAAIAGYIRWANRHARPKKHFAPESKIRRPDYLPNVA
- a CDS encoding IS630 family transposase, whose protein sequence is MGRSSSRLDGLHQTRDETESWARRRTSAAGLATRSKIVLAAAEGRSNTEVAAWLGVSRPTVTTWRSRFAEHRLDGLVDEPRPGRPRTVTDEQVERLVVLTLETTPADATHWSTRSMAAHLGMSQTTVSRVWRAFGLAPHKTDSWKLSKDPLFVDKVRDVVGLYLDPPERALVLCVDEKTQIQALDRTQPVFLMLPGSPARASHDYVRNGTSSLYAALDITTGKVIGSLHARHRAVEFGKFLRTLDREVPAELDVHLVLDNASTHKTPAIRRWLAAHPRFVLHFTPTSSSWLNLVERWFAELTTKKLRRSTHRSVRALNADVRAWIKTWNDDPKPYVWTKTADEILDSVAHYCKRITDSGH
- a CDS encoding IS3 family transposase (programmed frameshift); protein product: MAAPRKYPDELRERAIRLVLDAKADPASAGGNIFKRIGEQLGINPETLRGWVKQVEIDNGTRPGTTTDDATRLAELEREVRELRRANAILKSASGFLRGGARPPQQVVLDYIEENKTQFGVEPICAVLKDAGVPIAPSTFHASKKRPPSARALTDAETLKEIERVHRDNFSVYGSRKVWAALCREGGVGGRRVARCTVERLMRRNGLRGVSRLRVPRTTVRAKGADRRPDLVERDFTAPAQDRLWVADITYIRTFSGWVYAAFVMDVFSRRIVGWQLSRNLYTDLALDALNMGIWTRQRAGADLSELIHHSDRGVQYVAVRYGERLAEVDAVASVGSVGDSYDNAMAEAFNSLFKAELVRNRGPWRGTDDLELAVAEYIDWYNHRRLHGELGLIPPVEHEALHAVTEPARQPAGA
- a CDS encoding IS5 family transposase encodes the protein MARASTVERLVTDELWELIEPLLPRPRPRRRGARTGRPPVPDRAALAGIVFVLTTGIGWNDLPPELGCGSGTTCWRRLRDWQRAGVWDELHRVVLDRLGQAGVLDWSRAAVDSVSVRAKRRGEQTGPSPTDRGKAGSKYHVLCDRNGLPLHAVVTGANTHDSRILAELLDTNPGVRERRGQAGRPRRRPGKLHADKGYDYPRCRRYLTGRGIGVRIARRGVEDSSRLGRVRWVVERTMAWLLSFRRLGLRYERSRTSIEALLKLACALICLRRLP
- a CDS encoding plasmid pRiA4b ORF-3 family protein; translation: MTTKTKIFRIEIVLVDVEPTVRRVVEVPGEASLAVLHEVVQDAMGWTNSHLHEFEIDGVRYGLPDPDWDTGTLDEAKTKLFRVLAAGDDAGYVYDFGDNWHHVLVVDAVTIPEPGVRYPRCVEGQGACPPEDVGGVFGYSEFVDALADPDHAEHAERVEWWGSDRFDPHHFDLVATDRALERLAGASATARS